In Rahnella aquatilis CIP 78.65 = ATCC 33071, one DNA window encodes the following:
- the ligA gene encoding NAD-dependent DNA ligase LigA yields MATIEEQINQLRTQLRHHEYQYHVLDAPEVPDAEYDRLMRELRELETTHPELVTADSPTQRVGAAPLSAFEQVRHRVPMLSLDNVFDEESYLAFYKRVQDRLKTAEPLTFCCELKLDGLAVSLLYENGELVQAATRGDGTTGENITANVRTIRAIPLRLHGDNIPARLEVRGEVFMPQPGFEAMNAEARRTGGKVFANPRNAAAGSLRQLDPRITARRPLTFFCYGVGLLEGGELPRSHLGRLQQFKAWGLPVSDRVRLCTGSEEVLAFYRQVEADRSSLGFDIDGVVVKIDSLDIQETLGFVARAPRWATAFKFPAQEQITRVKDVEFQVGRTGAITPVARLEPVLVAGVMVSNATLHNADEIERLGLRIGDTVIVRRAGDVIPQVVGVVLDERPQDAREVVFPTHCPVCHSDVERVEGEAVARCTAGLICGAQRKEALKHFVSRRALDVDGMGDKIIDQLVEKEYVKTPADLFRLTAGKLTGLDRMGPKSAQNVVSALEKAKETTLARFLYALGIREVGEATAANLAAHYGSVEALKAADIESLKSVQDVGDVVAKHVVNFLSEEHNQQVIDELLSPEINIHWPQVQVIVPEEIDSPFAGKTVVLTGSLTILSRDEAKDRLTALGAKVSGSVSKKTDLVIAGEAAGSKLAKAQELGIEVIDEAEMIRLLGE; encoded by the coding sequence ATGGCCACTATCGAAGAACAGATCAATCAATTACGCACCCAGTTGCGCCATCACGAATATCAGTATCACGTCCTGGATGCACCGGAAGTGCCTGATGCCGAGTATGACCGCTTAATGCGCGAATTACGCGAGCTGGAAACCACGCATCCTGAGCTGGTCACTGCGGATTCTCCGACGCAGCGCGTGGGGGCTGCACCGCTTTCTGCATTTGAACAGGTCAGGCATCGGGTACCGATGTTATCGCTGGACAACGTATTTGATGAAGAAAGCTATCTGGCATTTTATAAACGTGTGCAGGATCGTCTGAAAACGGCTGAGCCGCTGACGTTCTGCTGCGAGCTGAAACTTGATGGTCTGGCAGTGAGCCTGTTGTATGAAAATGGCGAACTGGTGCAGGCCGCCACGCGTGGTGATGGCACGACCGGTGAGAACATTACGGCCAATGTACGCACAATTCGTGCCATCCCTTTGCGTCTGCATGGCGACAATATTCCTGCGCGCCTTGAAGTGCGTGGCGAAGTGTTTATGCCACAGCCGGGCTTTGAAGCGATGAACGCTGAAGCGCGCCGTACCGGGGGCAAAGTGTTTGCTAACCCGCGTAATGCCGCCGCCGGTTCATTGCGTCAGCTTGACCCGCGTATCACCGCCAGACGTCCGCTGACCTTCTTCTGCTACGGCGTCGGATTACTGGAAGGCGGCGAATTGCCACGCAGTCACCTTGGGCGTTTGCAACAATTTAAAGCCTGGGGTTTACCGGTTAGCGATCGCGTGCGACTTTGTACCGGCAGCGAGGAAGTACTGGCATTTTACCGTCAGGTTGAAGCGGACCGATCGTCGCTGGGGTTTGATATTGACGGCGTGGTGGTGAAAATTGATTCGCTGGACATTCAGGAAACGCTGGGCTTTGTCGCCCGTGCACCGCGTTGGGCGACGGCGTTTAAATTCCCGGCGCAAGAGCAAATCACGCGGGTGAAAGATGTCGAGTTCCAGGTCGGACGCACCGGTGCGATCACGCCGGTCGCACGTCTGGAGCCGGTTCTGGTCGCGGGTGTGATGGTCAGCAACGCTACGCTGCATAATGCTGATGAAATCGAACGTCTTGGCCTGCGTATCGGCGACACCGTGATTGTCCGTCGTGCCGGTGATGTTATCCCGCAGGTGGTGGGCGTGGTACTGGATGAACGTCCGCAGGATGCCCGTGAAGTGGTTTTCCCGACGCATTGTCCGGTCTGCCACTCAGATGTCGAACGTGTCGAAGGTGAAGCTGTGGCGCGTTGTACGGCAGGTCTTATTTGCGGTGCGCAGCGCAAAGAAGCGCTGAAGCATTTCGTCTCCCGCCGGGCGCTGGACGTCGACGGCATGGGCGATAAAATTATCGATCAACTTGTCGAGAAAGAATATGTCAAAACGCCAGCGGATCTGTTCCGCCTGACGGCGGGCAAACTCACCGGTCTGGATCGCATGGGACCGAAATCGGCGCAGAATGTGGTCAGTGCGCTGGAAAAAGCCAAAGAAACCACGCTGGCGCGATTCCTGTACGCTTTAGGTATTCGTGAAGTGGGCGAAGCGACGGCGGCAAATCTCGCGGCGCATTACGGCTCAGTTGAGGCACTCAAAGCGGCGGATATTGAATCGCTGAAAAGCGTGCAGGATGTCGGTGATGTGGTGGCGAAACACGTAGTGAATTTCCTGTCGGAAGAACATAACCAGCAGGTCATTGACGAGCTGTTAAGCCCTGAAATCAATATTCACTGGCCACAAGTGCAGGTCATTGTGCCGGAGGAAATCGACAGTCCGTTTGCCGGTAAAACCGTGGTACTGACCGGATCGCTGACGATCCTGTCCCGCGACGAAGCCAAAGATCGTCTGACGGCGCTGGGCGCGAAAGTCTCCGGCAGCGTGTCGAAGAAAACCGATCTGGTGATTGCCGGTGAAGCGGCGGGTTCAAAGCTGGCGAAAGCCCAGGAGCTGGGCATTGAGGTGATCGACGAGGCGGAAATGATCCGTCTGCTGGGTGAATAA
- the zipA gene encoding cell division protein ZipA, whose amino-acid sequence MMQDLRLILIVVGAIAIIALLLHGLWTSRKERSSLFRDRPAKRVKKEREQSPSEDFVDGVGEVRVRPAYPQDEPTFGQYDEPEQTAPPRQPQVSPAQPAPAPVARPQQPVQPQQHAVQDDPLLSGYSAAEPVTAPRREPVADFAPQEYTPEAKPHAPVPPQEIHADAAPAAKAEPQAAPFAPAEEAPAEKAKLKETVLVLHVAAHQGGVIGGEVLLNSVLQAGFQFGAMNIFHRHVSPAGSGPVLFSLANMVKPGSFDPDNMSDFSTPGVTLFMMVPCYGDAHQNFKLLLQSAQRIADDVGAMVLDDERRMITPQKLETYKARIREVLEAIA is encoded by the coding sequence ATGATGCAGGATTTGCGTCTGATATTAATCGTTGTTGGCGCGATCGCCATAATAGCGTTGTTGTTACACGGTTTGTGGACCAGCCGTAAAGAACGCTCTTCGCTTTTCCGCGATCGTCCAGCTAAACGTGTGAAAAAAGAACGGGAACAATCTCCGTCCGAAGATTTTGTCGATGGAGTGGGGGAAGTGCGCGTGCGTCCTGCCTATCCTCAGGATGAACCGACTTTTGGTCAGTATGATGAGCCTGAACAGACTGCACCGCCACGTCAGCCGCAGGTTTCCCCTGCGCAGCCAGCGCCAGCACCTGTTGCTCGTCCTCAACAACCGGTTCAGCCACAGCAACATGCTGTGCAAGATGATCCGTTGCTGAGTGGTTATTCAGCCGCTGAACCTGTCACTGCACCGCGTCGCGAACCTGTCGCTGATTTTGCACCTCAGGAATACACGCCTGAAGCTAAACCGCACGCACCGGTTCCGCCGCAGGAAATTCATGCTGACGCGGCGCCTGCTGCCAAAGCAGAACCTCAGGCTGCGCCTTTTGCTCCGGCAGAAGAAGCACCGGCTGAGAAAGCGAAACTGAAAGAAACGGTTCTGGTACTGCACGTTGCCGCGCATCAGGGTGGTGTCATCGGTGGTGAAGTATTGCTCAACAGCGTGCTTCAGGCCGGTTTCCAGTTTGGTGCCATGAATATTTTCCATCGTCATGTCAGCCCTGCGGGCAGCGGTCCGGTGTTGTTCAGTCTGGCCAATATGGTTAAACCGGGTTCCTTTGACCCTGACAATATGTCTGACTTCTCCACGCCAGGCGTGACGTTGTTTATGATGGTGCCGTGCTACGGTGATGCGCATCAGAACTTCAAACTGTTGCTGCAGTCCGCCCAGCGTATTGCCGATGATGTCGGTGCGATGGTGCTTGACGATGAGCGTCGTATGATTACGCCGCAGAAGCTCGAAACGTACAAAGCGCGGATCCGCGAGGTCCTCGAGGCGATCGCCTGA
- the eat gene encoding ethanolamine permease — protein sequence MQTTKVAPVLKRTLGSFKLWGIAVGLVISGEYFGWSYGWAQAGTLGFLITALVIAAMYCAFIFSFTELTTSIPHAGGPFAYAYRAFGPTGGFVAGFATLVEFVFAPPAIAMAIGAYLNVQFPSIEPKWVAVGAYLIFMVLNILGVSIAATFELLVTLLAIFELLVFMGVVAPGFEMSNFVHGGWAGSDTFSPAAFSGIFAAIPFAIWFFLAIEGASMAAEEAKDPQRTIPKAFIGGILTLTVLALGVMLFAGGVGDWTKLSNINDPLPQAMKLIVGSNSGWLHMLVWLGLFGLIASFHGIIMGYSRQIFALARAGYLPKRLASVNARFQTPHLGIIAGGVIGIAAIFSDSLIVIGGQPLTANIVTMSVFGAIVMYIISMAALFKLRRSEPNLIRPFRAPLYPFAPALALVLAVVCLIAMIYYNTLLFLIFAAMMLLAYAWFRITHQARTDAAEDPQLRGLRPVSAKSSK from the coding sequence ATGCAAACCACGAAAGTTGCACCCGTTTTAAAACGCACACTGGGGAGCTTTAAACTCTGGGGCATCGCCGTCGGGCTGGTTATCTCCGGCGAATATTTTGGCTGGAGTTACGGCTGGGCACAGGCAGGTACACTGGGCTTTCTTATCACCGCACTGGTGATAGCGGCCATGTATTGCGCCTTTATTTTCAGCTTTACCGAACTTACCACGTCAATTCCGCACGCGGGCGGACCTTTCGCTTACGCTTACCGGGCGTTCGGGCCAACCGGTGGATTTGTGGCGGGTTTCGCGACGCTGGTGGAATTTGTTTTTGCGCCGCCCGCTATCGCGATGGCGATCGGGGCGTATCTCAATGTGCAGTTCCCGTCGATTGAGCCGAAATGGGTGGCTGTGGGCGCGTATCTGATATTTATGGTGCTCAATATTCTCGGTGTCAGTATCGCCGCTACCTTTGAGCTGCTGGTCACGTTGCTGGCAATTTTTGAATTGCTGGTCTTTATGGGCGTGGTGGCGCCGGGCTTTGAAATGTCGAACTTTGTTCACGGCGGATGGGCAGGCAGCGACACCTTCAGCCCGGCGGCGTTTTCCGGCATTTTTGCGGCCATTCCTTTTGCTATCTGGTTTTTCCTGGCGATAGAAGGCGCATCAATGGCCGCCGAAGAGGCGAAAGATCCGCAGCGTACCATTCCGAAAGCCTTTATCGGCGGTATTCTGACCCTGACCGTTCTGGCGCTTGGCGTGATGTTGTTTGCCGGTGGTGTGGGCGACTGGACCAAACTGTCGAACATTAACGACCCGTTACCGCAGGCCATGAAACTGATTGTCGGCAGCAACAGTGGCTGGCTGCATATGCTGGTCTGGCTGGGATTGTTTGGCCTGATTGCCTCTTTCCACGGCATTATCATGGGGTATTCCCGTCAGATCTTCGCGCTGGCACGGGCAGGTTATTTGCCTAAACGCCTGGCGAGCGTCAACGCCCGTTTCCAGACACCGCATCTCGGTATTATCGCGGGAGGCGTTATTGGCATCGCGGCTATTTTCTCAGATTCACTGATCGTGATTGGCGGTCAGCCACTGACGGCCAATATCGTGACAATGTCGGTGTTTGGCGCCATTGTGATGTATATCATTTCGATGGCTGCGCTGTTTAAACTCCGCCGCAGCGAACCGAATTTAATCCGTCCGTTCCGTGCGCCGCTCTATCCTTTTGCACCGGCTTTGGCGCTGGTGCTGGCAGTCGTCTGTCTGATCGCTATGATTTACTACAACACCTTACTGTTTCTGATCTTTGCGGCCATGATGTTGCTGGCGTATGCCTGGTTCCGCATCACCCATCAGGCGCGGACGGATGCCGCCGAAGATCCGCAATTACGTGGCCTGCGCCCGGTGTCCGCTAAAAGCAGCAAATAA
- a CDS encoding DUF3820 family protein: MEKEDLIQIANTVMPFGKYAGRVLIDLPEEYLLWFARKDEFPQGKLGELMQLTLAIKSEGLQSLINPLRRNGPGLGGTDE, from the coding sequence ATGGAAAAAGAAGATCTGATCCAGATAGCCAATACGGTCATGCCGTTCGGTAAGTATGCCGGACGTGTGCTGATCGACCTGCCGGAAGAATATTTACTGTGGTTCGCCCGTAAAGACGAATTCCCGCAGGGGAAACTGGGTGAACTGATGCAACTGACGCTGGCGATCAAAAGCGAAGGGCTGCAAAGCCTGATCAATCCGCTGCGTCGCAACGGGCCGGGGCTGGGCGGCACTGACGAATAA
- a CDS encoding FlxA-like family protein, with protein MTTISATSSSVSSASTSDSGSASQIAKLTKQITKLTEQLKNLGNSGGDTDQVKQQQELLQQQIELLQQQIAQIQQQQAQKALQQQQQQQAAAEMQKDEGVNKPSETNAVDIYV; from the coding sequence ATGACGACTATCAGCGCGACCAGCAGTTCGGTGAGCTCTGCGTCCACCAGTGACTCAGGCAGTGCCAGCCAGATTGCAAAGCTGACTAAGCAGATCACCAAACTGACCGAACAGCTCAAAAATCTGGGCAATTCAGGCGGCGATACTGACCAGGTTAAGCAACAGCAAGAACTCCTGCAGCAGCAAATCGAACTGCTGCAACAGCAGATCGCTCAGATTCAACAACAGCAGGCTCAGAAAGCGCTTCAGCAACAGCAGCAACAACAAGCTGCCGCTGAAATGCAGAAAGACGAAGGCGTGAATAAACCTTCAGAAACCAACGCTGTCGATATCTACGTATAA
- a CDS encoding bile acid:sodium symporter family protein, with protein sequence MRFLPDRFTLTLIATVLLATFFPASGVFVAFFNNLTIFAIGLLFFMHGAKLSRDAIFQGSNNWRLHLWVMFSTFILFPILGLLFQWWHPVDVSPQIYSGFVYLCILPATVQSAIAFTSLAGGNVAAAVCSASASSLLGIFVSPLLVSLLMHVQGETGNGLEQVWHIVLQLLVPFVAGHLLRPLIGGFVERHRKMIGKTDQTSILLVVYSAFSEAVTQGIWHQVGIGSLLFILVFSLVLLAFILVINTYMARWMGFSKPDEITIVFCGSKKSLANGIPMANILFPVSAIGMMVLPLMIFHQVQLMTCAVLAKRYQKKQQEAALKQTPVTE encoded by the coding sequence ATGCGCTTCTTACCCGATCGCTTCACCCTGACACTCATCGCCACGGTTCTGCTGGCAACATTTTTCCCGGCCAGCGGCGTATTTGTGGCGTTCTTCAATAATCTGACCATTTTCGCCATCGGCCTGCTGTTTTTCATGCATGGCGCAAAACTCTCGCGCGACGCTATTTTTCAGGGCAGCAATAACTGGCGTCTGCATTTGTGGGTGATGTTCAGCACTTTCATTTTATTCCCGATCCTCGGACTGCTGTTCCAGTGGTGGCATCCGGTGGACGTCAGCCCGCAAATTTATAGCGGCTTTGTATATCTGTGTATTTTGCCTGCGACCGTACAGTCGGCGATTGCGTTTACCTCACTGGCAGGCGGGAATGTGGCGGCAGCAGTGTGCAGCGCTTCCGCCTCAAGCCTGCTGGGGATTTTTGTTTCGCCGTTGCTGGTCAGTTTGCTGATGCACGTGCAGGGCGAAACGGGGAATGGTTTGGAACAGGTCTGGCATATTGTGTTGCAACTGCTGGTGCCGTTTGTCGCCGGGCATTTACTCCGTCCGCTGATTGGCGGCTTTGTCGAACGTCACCGTAAAATGATCGGCAAAACCGACCAGACGTCGATTTTGCTGGTAGTCTATTCCGCGTTCAGTGAAGCCGTGACACAGGGGATCTGGCATCAGGTCGGTATCGGTTCGCTGTTATTTATCCTGGTGTTCAGTCTGGTGCTGCTGGCCTTTATTCTGGTGATCAATACCTACATGGCGCGCTGGATGGGCTTCAGTAAACCGGACGAAATCACTATCGTATTCTGCGGTTCAAAAAAGAGTCTGGCGAACGGCATCCCGATGGCGAACATTCTGTTCCCGGTCAGCGCGATTGGCATGATGGTGCTGCCGCTGATGATTTTCCATCAGGTGCAGCTGATGACCTGTGCGGTGCTGGCGAAACGTTACCAGAAAAAGCAGCAGGAAGCGGCGCTCAAACAAACGCCTGTCACTGAATAG
- a CDS encoding nucleotidyltransferase family protein: MEQQIMTWLREEPLHLQALTQASTQNLNDAWLAAGFVRNLVWDRLHGYTQATPLNDIDVVYFNSQDCSVETDERYEQRLKAQSPELPWSVKNQARMHERHGHMPYASSAEAMSYWVEVETAIGARMNTDGQIELNAPLGLDALFAFSITPNPRHAIPAVFAERVRSKGWLSRWPKLSVKA, encoded by the coding sequence ATGGAACAGCAAATCATGACCTGGCTCAGAGAAGAACCGCTTCATTTGCAGGCACTGACGCAGGCAAGCACGCAAAATCTTAACGATGCGTGGCTGGCGGCGGGATTTGTCCGCAATCTGGTCTGGGACCGGCTGCACGGTTATACGCAAGCCACACCGCTCAATGATATCGACGTGGTGTATTTCAATTCACAGGATTGTTCGGTGGAGACTGACGAGCGCTATGAACAGCGCCTGAAAGCGCAATCGCCTGAGCTTCCCTGGTCGGTAAAAAATCAGGCCCGCATGCATGAGCGCCACGGTCACATGCCTTATGCCTCCAGCGCGGAAGCAATGAGCTACTGGGTGGAAGTGGAAACCGCTATCGGCGCAAGAATGAATACTGACGGGCAAATCGAGCTGAACGCGCCGCTGGGACTGGATGCGTTGTTCGCTTTCAGTATTACGCCAAATCCGCGCCATGCGATCCCTGCCGTTTTTGCCGAACGGGTCCGCAGCAAAGGCTGGCTGAGCCGGTGGCCGAAGCTCAGCGTGAAAGCGTGA
- a CDS encoding LysR family transcriptional regulator: MNYSLRQLRVFVAVSRYGSFSRAGEAIGLSQSAVSHSMKELEAEMGVRLLDRTTREVVLTDAGLRLANRVEPLLDELHAMLLDTRSFGTQHNGRVRIASSQTISAQLMPQCISGGERQYPDIRILLRDQPQQLVLNSVRNAEVDFGIVIDPGENTDLDCEPILHEPFLMMCREDHPLAALPEVAWQALNGQKLVLQDYASGSRILIDGALKAQKVKAEIAQEIGHPATLFPMVEAGIGISVIPALALPMPEGSRLVVRNLVPEINRVLMLVRRKNRSLSPAAQAIWQVVKEQANLLREKRSQQGMYGL; encoded by the coding sequence ATGAATTATTCACTCAGACAACTTCGGGTATTTGTGGCGGTTTCACGCTATGGCAGCTTCAGCCGGGCAGGGGAAGCGATAGGGTTAAGCCAGTCGGCAGTCAGCCATAGTATGAAAGAACTGGAAGCTGAAATGGGTGTGCGGTTGCTGGACCGCACAACGCGTGAAGTCGTGCTCACCGACGCCGGTCTGCGTCTGGCGAATCGTGTCGAGCCGTTGCTCGATGAACTCCACGCCATGCTGCTCGACACCCGCAGTTTCGGTACGCAGCATAATGGCCGGGTGCGCATTGCTTCAAGTCAGACGATTTCGGCGCAACTGATGCCGCAATGTATCTCCGGCGGCGAGCGGCAGTATCCTGACATTCGTATTTTGCTGCGCGACCAGCCTCAGCAACTGGTGCTCAACAGTGTGAGAAATGCGGAAGTGGATTTCGGGATTGTGATTGATCCGGGTGAAAACACCGATCTGGACTGTGAACCCATTCTGCATGAGCCGTTCCTGATGATGTGCCGCGAGGATCATCCTCTGGCTGCGTTGCCGGAGGTTGCCTGGCAGGCGCTGAACGGTCAGAAACTGGTGCTGCAGGATTATGCATCAGGAAGCCGGATCCTGATCGACGGCGCATTGAAAGCGCAGAAAGTGAAAGCGGAGATCGCCCAGGAAATCGGCCATCCGGCCACATTATTCCCGATGGTGGAAGCCGGAATTGGTATCAGCGTGATCCCGGCGCTGGCGTTGCCCATGCCGGAAGGGAGCCGGCTGGTGGTCAGAAACCTGGTGCCGGAAATCAACCGGGTGCTGATGCTGGTCAGGCGTAAAAACCGGTCGTTATCACCCGCTGCGCAGGCCATCTGGCAGGTGGTGAAAGAACAGGCGAATTTATTGCGGGAAAAACGCAGCCAGCAGGGAATGTACGGACTCTGA